From the Helianthus annuus cultivar XRQ/B chromosome 17, HanXRQr2.0-SUNRISE, whole genome shotgun sequence genome, the window aaacatgttccactaaatcagctcgaaggttctgatggcaatattgtgttttatgtgtttgatattgtgtgagaaaaatgttaaaatgtggtaagtatttataaaggaaaaaaaatttaaaaactagCCCCAACGGCTACTTTTAATGGGCCAATCACAATCCGCCAACTCACCttgctcccccgccccacgcccggcttgaaagccaagcctCAAGGGGCTACACCCCAACCCAAGTCCACCTGGGGTGGTGGCTTAAgcgttttaccccaacccacgTCCCAACCCAAGCCTCATACCCCACGGAGTTAACATGTATGTGTAGCGGCTAGAAATTGTTAAGTAAAATTTCAATTAGCTTTTATATAAAGTGAATAAAATACATTTATTGAAATAAGTTTAAAAACAAAAGAGACGTAATTGTAGAGGGGTTTTTTATTACCTTCAATTGAGTTTCCCAATTTCTTTTGTcggttttacttttttttttttttctaaaagtaATAGTAGTTTAGTTATTTTACATAAAATTACTTAAAAACTTTATCATAGCATACAGAATCCGTACCAAAATTTTTTTAAATACACATGATCATCAATAACACCATACAGGAGGTGAGGGTGGTCCTGACTACTTACTCTAGAACTATCAAAACCGAGAAGGGTCCCAAAATTTAACCACCTCATAGTCATGCTTGCTAACTTTCTGTAGGGCCATgcggtatggggcttgggttggggtgtggatttgggggggggggggggggggggggaacgcccaagccaccaccccaggtgggcttgggttggggcgtggtccttggggcttggctttcaagccggaAGTGGGGCGGTATGGACATGCTAGCTGGCTGCCTCCCATTCGCTCACCCGCCACTTCATAGCGGagttttcaaattttgaattttaaattcaaacgGTTTGGGGGAAAACCAAACCGCCACCCGGGTCTCCCAACACCCCCCTATATATTGTAACCCCCAACCCACCGggcctagggctgtaaacgaaccgaacgaacacgaacaaggccatgttcgtgttcgttcgttaaggaaaataacatgttcgcgaactgttcacgaacgcataccgaacataagtttatgttcgtgttcgttcgttaaggaaattcagttgttcacgaacagttcgtgaacactggtctcgaacacaaacaaacGCAAACAAATAACAACGAATgtaaacgaacatttaacttgaaaataaaaaataaaaaacattgttatccttaaacattggatataagtagttaaatacaaccatcaaatgaaaaattaaaacacaagaagtctactaaACCACTAAATGATAAATCAAGGTTAACTAACCTAGACATAATTATCCTAAGAAATTTCTTCGAGTGTCCAAATTTTAGTTAACTTAAAAAAAAGgaataaattacacttttcgtcctttatgtttgtattagattgcaatggataacctttaactttaataattacagtcacaatcctttatttgtaaaactcgtTACACcatacgtcctttagcactaacctagTTATTTTTCATGGTTAAATCTAGTAATGTGtgttgcacatgagggtataatCGTCTTTTTAcccatatattaaaaatataataataaataaacacacTCTCTCTCAGGCCACCACCACTGCTGATCAAACACTGTCACCACAAGCCTCCACCAAACCACCATTAACAGCCATCAACTGATGAGATAAACTATGGATTTTATACATAGATGAACCAATTTAAAGCTAAATAATGAATGGATTTTAAACAAAGATAAAGCAATTTAAAGCTAAATAATGAAATTACATGATCGTATTTCTGAAACAAAAACATGAGAGTTGACTCTCCAAAGTCATACAAACAACTATCCAACATCTATAGCATACCAAACTCAATCCAAATCCTACAAAAACCAAATCTATACAAAACGATCGATCAATATGCAGATCTGGAACACGAAACCAAAAGGAAAAATAATACCGGAGTCGTCGAGGGTTTCGTGACGGAACTATAGATCGATTAGAGATATGACGCGTACACATCGTTGAACCATACAAACTGCTGCCATGAGGGGTACTTTGGGTACTTTTGTAACTTATTCACTAACAAAATAAATGATACCTGAGATCTAATCGGTGGATTAAGCTCAGTAATCTGAACAAAATTCATGAAAATCTTCCAACGAGAGAGATCTCCTGCTAATCGACCTTTCTAGATGCTTCAGCGTctgaaatcgaaaaaacgtcatcTCCACAGTGAAACTCCTCCAGAAACCGCCAGAGCTGATCTGCCGTCAAGTGTATCCGTCGCTGGAATACTTGCTAAACGCTGATATGACGTCCACCGGTGGTTCAGGCTTCGTTGTTTAACTTAATTGTTCGATGATTCGGTCCAAACTCgagcgtttcaaggcttactacgaagccgttccgagcggcgagttaagccacgaggaccgggtggcggcggcgaacatagagtttcgaggcaaggagcgaaaggcgctcgacaagatcgacctttttgaaatttatttaacattctgggtttgttattttgtaatttttagaaattatgtaatttttaggtttatgtaatttttaaaattttaatgaagttgtaggttttttttataaatgttgtgtgattttttataaattttttgtaattttttttttaataagctgccacgcggtgcacccaacccaagcccaacccaccccccgccataccccgcggacacgtaACCAGACGGTGGGGGGGCTctcattccacgtgtcaacaaatgtcccaacccaacccaagccccaccataccccacggcctaaAGGGAGACTTAAAATGCAGTCATCACAAAACCATAtgtaggggttgtttggcaatcTCTGACTGAGTAAGTGCTAAATCAGTAAGTGGTCTGAATGGGTAAGAGACTCTAACCAGTATTGAATCAGTATCGTGTTATTTGGTTGTACCTTTGAATTGGTGTGGACAATGACTTTTTTACTCCTACTCATTAAACTTTGAAATGAAATCAACTTTTTGTCACCAAAGCTTGTGATCAAAACTTTTTTTAACTGAAAAATTAACATGGATCTTGAACTTCCAATCAAATTTCAATAGCTCAATAAAACAAAAGATCACAAAAGACACAGGGTTGATGGGAAAGATCAAAATTTATCAGAAAAAATAACTAATGGGTTAAGGATTTCTGTCAAAGCCATTTTCAAGTACCATTTCCTAGGAGTCGGCTTTGCAGTGGTGACAGCCGATTAGCGTTGGAAACACGTCGCCGTCGATGGTGACGACCGGTGGGAGGCGGATTCGTAGTGGTGATACCGATTAGGACTGGAATCTATTCACGTAGTTGTGTTTTGAGAGAAGGTGTGGCTGAGTTAGTAGGGAAAGGGGTAAACTTGTCTTGTTTTTCATTCAGATGCTTTTTAGATCTGAACATTAAGAGCCTAgatgaaccattaagaggtatcATTTTAATGAACCAAACACCTTTGCCTCTGACCGATTAAGAGGTAGCCTTTTAATGgaatcattaagaggctaccaaacagccccgtAGTCTCATTGGAACTATAAACACTTATTACCTCATTCAACCTTCAGGGGAAAAAAGAAGATTCAAGACAATATATTACAAGAAATCATTATGTACATAAAAAAGGCGTACtgcaaacaagcaaccaaacacAAATGAAATATAAGTTACGAATCCCTACAAATGAAACTTAAATAGCATGACCTGCAAATGAACATTTGTTACCATTATTACTGTTGTTTCTTGAACATGCATATGGCCCCAGCAGTTTCGGGTATTAGTCAGCAGTCCAGCTCTGCTCAACAATCTCACGCACTTTCCTGTTGTACTCGCGCTTATTCTCACTAAACATACGTGCTGCTTCAGAGTTGGCTGGGGAGTTTGGGTTTGGGTCACACAGCAATGACTACAATGGGAAGGTATGTTACTAGACGACAATGATAGAAAGATGAAAAGTCTAATGATAATATTCACATTTCAAAATGCTAATATGATATTTGAACAAGTGTGCAGATATACAATATTTTAAAGATAGTAAGTCATGTTAAAACATTAAAGCTAGCTCACCTGAATTGATGTTAAGATAGCGGCAACATCATAAATTGGACTCCACTGGTTTTGGAGAATGTCTAAGCATATGCTCCCGTCTGCATAAACTGGTCAACAGAAAAAGGATTACAAGAAGAATAAAGTAGCCATCGCCTATACAAAGAATATGAATTGAACAGCAAAATGCATAAATTGGTTGTTGTGTAAGCATCAAGATTTAGTTGTGAGTTGGCAACTTAAAACCCGTCTAGCATCACAACGATACACAACTTTTTCAAAGCGATTGTCACTTTCCCGTGTATAATGGCTCATTTAGACAACTCTTATGGGACTTGGCAGAGGCTGAACTATACAAGTTCTCAATGCTCCACCCAAAGGGCTAATAGACAAAAACAaacttcacaacacacacacatgcATGCCTAAACTAAAATGATAAAGTTTTGTTGTAATGAAAACTTACTATTTGGATGAAACATTCTAGAAATAAATCGAACTGTCGGTGGCTTGTTTGGATAATCTTCTGAGAACTGCAGCGTCAACTTGAATGTACCTGATAACGCCCGTTGTATGAGAATTCAACCATACAATATATTGACCATGTACAGTAAacgcaaaaatgtttaacatggaaacAATGGCAGTAACATACTTTGTTACGATAAATAATGGCAGTAACATAATGTCTATATACGATAAATAAGCTAATCAAATGATGAACAAAAATGTATACGCAAATAATCTTGAGAATCAAACCCATAACGACCTTATGACTATTGATTTGTAATTCTTGTTACTTTGACTAGTGTTCTAGACGTCCTACATGTAAATAAACATGCTTTATAAACACGAGAGATCACTAAACCCTTTCAATGCTCTTGAATTCTCAAGATTACTTGCATATTCAGTTATACTGAAGCTTTCAGAAAAGCAAAAATAGCGAACAATACAACAAGAACAACGTAATTTGTTACCTCAAAACTTCATTAACATATACGGAGATTAGTAGCAATGTTTATACCATGAATACGCCAACCAAacaaggggaattggcctgtaataatatCAACTACACGTCATTGGCCATTGCTAGTCCCACCTTTGAATATTCCCCatgccagtcccacctttcacctatttttcctccaccggtcctcagttaaaaaaacttaacggagttaagtttttttccgaattacaaactaacgtattagggcttttgatcagaacgaggatacgagtctattgatgtaaaacttacctcgaaacggtgctccaaacgacttgatttttgttaattgggagtttaaacacccgaattgaagcaccgttttcatcGCTTGGAGCAcaatttcaaggtaagttttacatcattcgacttgtatcctcgttctgatcaaaagccctaaaacgtcTGCTTGTAATTCAAAAGTTTTCTTAACTGAGGACCGGTGgaggaaaaataagtgaaaggGGAATATTCAAAGGTGGGACTAGCAATGGCTAATGACgtctagttgggattattacaggccaattccccatCAAACAATGAACAAAAATGCATATGCAAGTAATCATGAGAATCAAATCCACGGCAACTTTACGATTTGTAATTCTTATAACTCCGACTAGTGTTCCAAAAGTGATACACGTAAAAGGAACGTGCTTTAGCAACACAAGGGATCACTAATCCCTTTCAATGCCCTTCAATTCATTTAGTAATAACTAATAACAAAAATAATGTTTCAACTGTGTAGCaaccaaaaacaaaataaaagctCCTTTCTTTTCTACAAAAAACCTTAACAAAAGTTCAGTACCATATTTCACTATCCACACACACATTTATATATCGTATACAATAAGATAAGAAAGCAATTCACTAACCTCCATCCCAAGGAGTGTCATCCGGACTGCAACGATAACATATAACAGAACTAATCAATATACAACTCATATAATTTCATATAACTAGATACATAAACAAACATCAACTAAGGTCTCCATGTACCCGAATATAACCGCATTCCAAAGCATAATATTATTATCATAAGGAGCACCACTGATTCCAGCAGGAGGATCCTGCTGCAACCTCTTGAAATCCCTCATTAACCTCTTCCTCGCAGGCGTCGACATCTTCTTCGCCGCCTAATTACAAATAttatcaaacacaaatacacaataATTCACTATAACATTCAACATTCAAATATTCAATCTACCGATCATCTATCATTCTATCTATAGCTCATCAAAGTGCCTTTCACAAACATCTTGTCTATTAACCCTAGATCTATAACACAAACTAAATCGCATaattgaagaacataaaaataaCAACAATTGGATGATATATTATTGTTTCTAGGGTTCCGTTAAATGAATAATAATTGGATAGGGTTGATAAATTTTGTTGCCTGTGTAATTGAAGTGAATCTGAAGATGATCAGGTGACGGTGACGGTGGCGGTGACGGTGGTAGGACGGTGGCAGGGGGGCAGAATGCGGAAGTGTAGAAGTGAAGAGGAGGAAGGTTCGAAATGGCGTAACATGTGAGCCACTTGATTGTTGTTATATCCTGCTTAGTTATGTTTTGGTTAAACCAGAATAGGTATTTTAGTAGAAGTTGTACTTGATGCATGGAAACATGTACGTTAGTCTAGATTTAGCCAAGGGTGTTTTCAACTTATGATTTTGCGTGTGGAAGGAAGCCATGACAACCGAATATTTTTTCTTCAACTATGAATTTCTTTAGTTATGTTACTTCCATCAACCCTAATGATGCATGACTCATGAGTTTTTTTCTAGGTTTTTTTTTCCTGGGTGCGGAATACTTTTAAAGATTTTAGGTCCCTAGCTGTATAAAAATATCGATTCATAACGGGTCGGGTCAGATCATTtaagacaaaagaacatcaaactaaaatttataaatcatcaaaaacacgtcaaacgtcattacaaattacaaacgtattttctaagtggggcggttgaaaattttcaaagggTGCAGGTGAAAAATTCCAATGGGTGCGGTCACGATTTCCGGctaaaaataacactaaaaaatatttttttcataGGGTACGCCCGCCCACCCTTGGCTTAGGGTGGGTACGCTCCTATGCATGACAATCGATAATGATGCATGACAATCGAATGAGTGAATTGTAACCCTTTTGTCTTATCTATCAAATTTTAGGCAGTGTAATTTGCCTTTAAAACTGAGAAGAGTCGTACTTCATATTTATTAACAAGTTGTATTGTTGTATTAGATTATTGTTATTCTTTTACTAAAAGAATCTGGAAGTATATAACAACTTGTATATGAGTTACTGGCTAAGGGTGCTCATCGAATCAAATAAGTAATTTTCGAATTACTCTAATCGAATTTTTCAGATAATTTATCTTTTTGCTGGAATTCAAGTTCGTATTCGATTAAAGACTGGTGAATTCGATCCGAATTTGTATTCGAATTAATACGCCAATTCGAATTGTATTcgtattcgaatcgaattcggaTAAATTCGTTTTGACTCAAATTCATTTACAATATGAAAATTCGTTGCGGGCTATTTGGGCTTGATAATGGGCCATTTTAGGACTTAGATAAAATTTATAGATTAATTTATACTATAGCCCAAAATAAAGTTATACTTGtatagtatatataaatataGTAAATTAATATGTATAACTtgaattcgaatttcgaatcgaatttaaaattataaattcgtattcgatttactgcactcgaattcgaattcttgataatcgaatcgagtTGAATTACGAATTTTTTGAATCCGAATCGAATTCTGAACAGCCTTACATCGAATAGATTATAATCTTATGCACATAATCCATATTTATACACATGTGTTACTTTTTGCAGGTGCCAGACAAATATTTGAAAGGTGGATGAGTTGGGAGCCTGACCAACAAGCATGGAATTCCTATATAGAATTTGAGTTAAGTTACAAATCAAATTTAAATTATAAAGGAATTTATTTTTGtgtaaaataataacaataaacttAATTTTTAAAACCTGCTATTAATAAGGTATGATTTTTCTCCTCAATACCCGTATCCACACCCTACCTGATCTCTCTCACTACCCAATGTTTCAATACCCAATCATACCTGAAACCCATTCCATACCCAAAACCAATCATTAAAAAACCCGGATTTGTGCACCTCTAGGCTAAACTGTTCAAAACCAAATAACCCTTTACCCCAACTAATTCTGTCTAACACAATAAAGTCCAAGCCCAAATTTTTATCATATGTCTAAGCCCAGTTTTCACCCAATATAATATAACCTCATTCCCTTTTAACGATTTTGCAACAGTTTTAAAGAAAAATCAACGCCACCTTTCTAAATTACTCCCCCCTCCCCCAAAATCGATTCGAACAAAAAAACAAGAACCCTAATTCGATCCTCAACAATCAAACAATGTCAAATCGTGAAGAAAACCCATCACTAGGCTACCTAACCCGTAAAGAAACCGATGTCAAACTCCCTAAACCGACTCGTGTCAAGAACAAAACCCCCGCCCCAATCATTCCAAACAACTGCGGAACAGATTCTCCGCGAGGCCCGGGAGCGTCAAGAGGCCGAAACCCACCACCCGAAACAGAAAATAACCGACCCAACAAAGCTTGTACACTACCAGCTGCGAAAACGAAAGGAATTTGAGGAGTTGATTAGGAGAGCGAGGTGGAACAAGAGTGTGTGGGTtaagtaggggtgttcatcgaatatcgaattttcgaattattcgaatcgaattgttcgaataatttttatttttccttgaattcgtattcgattcgaattcgataaaaacctatcgaattcgaatcgaattcgaatcgaattcgtattcgaataaaaaacccaattcgtattcgattcgtattcgattaaaatttcgaatc encodes:
- the LOC110921239 gene encoding ubiquitin-conjugating enzyme E2 2 — protein: MSTPARKRLMRDFKRLQQDPPAGISGAPYDNNIMLWNAVIFGPDDTPWDGGTFKLTLQFSEDYPNKPPTVRFISRMFHPNIYADGSICLDILQNQWSPIYDVAAILTSIQSLLCDPNPNSPANSEAARMFSENKREYNRKVREIVEQSWTAD